A single Cellulomonas sp. SLBN-39 DNA region contains:
- a CDS encoding TIGR03557 family F420-dependent LLM class oxidoreductase, whose amino-acid sequence MLEQFHPTEAVALSAYAEQHGFSGVMAADHFQPWVPAQGQSSFVWNVLTAVGERTTGDLGPGVTAPTFRWHPAMVAQASATLAAMYPGRHWLGLGSGEALNEHVVAGYWPEAPERINRMFEAIDLIKKLFSASLAGKDVKHAGQFYKLESTRLWTMPEEAPEILVATAGPVTAKRTGKHADGIITVGAPLEKITGLFGKFAEGAREVGKDPDAMPKVLQLHMSWAETDEQALANAMHEWPNGGMKFPKADIRSPFDFEQMAKLVRPEDFAGRMVISADPDAHRAEIQKYVDLGFDRIYLHNVGRNQREWIEVFGREVLPKLSR is encoded by the coding sequence ATGCTGGAGCAGTTCCACCCCACCGAGGCGGTCGCGCTGTCGGCCTACGCCGAGCAGCACGGGTTCTCGGGCGTCATGGCCGCGGACCACTTCCAGCCGTGGGTGCCCGCCCAGGGGCAGTCGTCGTTCGTGTGGAACGTGCTGACCGCCGTGGGCGAGCGCACCACGGGTGACCTGGGCCCGGGGGTGACCGCGCCGACGTTCCGCTGGCACCCGGCGATGGTCGCGCAGGCGTCGGCGACGCTCGCCGCGATGTACCCCGGCCGGCACTGGCTGGGGCTCGGGTCGGGCGAGGCGCTCAACGAGCACGTCGTGGCCGGGTACTGGCCCGAGGCCCCCGAGCGCATCAACCGTATGTTCGAGGCCATCGACCTCATCAAGAAGCTCTTCAGCGCGTCGCTCGCCGGCAAGGACGTCAAGCACGCCGGGCAGTTCTACAAGCTCGAGTCGACCCGGCTGTGGACCATGCCGGAGGAGGCGCCCGAGATCCTCGTCGCGACCGCCGGCCCGGTCACCGCCAAGCGGACCGGCAAGCACGCCGACGGCATCATCACCGTCGGCGCACCGCTGGAGAAGATCACCGGCCTGTTCGGCAAGTTCGCCGAGGGCGCCCGCGAGGTCGGCAAGGACCCCGACGCGATGCCCAAGGTGCTGCAGCTGCACATGTCGTGGGCAGAGACCGACGAGCAGGCCCTCGCCAACGCGATGCACGAGTGGCCCAACGGGGGCATGAAGTTCCCCAAGGCCGACATCCGCTCGCCGTTCGACTTCGAGCAGATGGCCAAGCTCGTGCGCCCCGAGGACTTCGCCGGCCGCATGGTCATCTCCGCGGACCCCGACGCCCACCGCGCAGAGATCCAGAAGTACGTCGACCTCGGGTTCGACCGGATCTACCTGCACAACGTGGGGCGCAACCAGCGCGAGTGGATCGAGGTCTTCGGGCGCGAGGTGCTCCCGAAGCTGAGCCGGTGA
- a CDS encoding coenzyme F420-0:L-glutamate ligase: protein MTGLRVWAADGVPEVVPGDDLAALLVAALRADPDPGRRLVDGDVVVVTSKVVSKAEGRVVAADDREQAITDETVRVVATREHPGGVTRIVENRLGLVMAAAGVDASNTPEGTVLLLPVDPDASARGLRRALQEAFGVRLGVLLTDTAGRPWRQGVADLAIGAAGVQVLEDMRGQVDTHGRPLTMTVAAVADEIASAAELVKGKATGRPVAVVRGVGHLVTEEDGLGARVLVRTGPDDMFRLGSAEAYAEGWKDALAAGGAPGPAGPGGRAAP, encoded by the coding sequence GTGACCGGGCTGCGCGTCTGGGCCGCCGACGGCGTGCCCGAGGTCGTCCCCGGCGACGACCTCGCGGCGCTGCTCGTCGCGGCCCTGCGCGCCGACCCGGACCCCGGGCGCCGGCTCGTGGACGGTGACGTCGTCGTCGTGACCAGCAAGGTCGTGTCCAAGGCCGAGGGCCGGGTGGTCGCCGCCGACGACCGCGAGCAGGCCATCACGGACGAGACCGTGCGCGTCGTGGCGACCCGCGAGCACCCCGGCGGGGTGACGCGGATCGTCGAGAACCGGCTCGGGCTGGTGATGGCCGCGGCCGGCGTCGACGCGTCGAACACCCCCGAGGGCACGGTGCTCCTGCTGCCCGTGGACCCCGACGCGTCCGCCCGCGGGCTCCGGCGCGCGCTGCAGGAGGCCTTCGGCGTGCGGCTGGGCGTGCTGCTCACCGACACCGCCGGGCGGCCCTGGCGCCAGGGCGTCGCCGACCTCGCGATCGGTGCCGCGGGGGTGCAGGTGCTGGAGGACATGCGCGGCCAGGTCGACACGCACGGCCGCCCGCTGACCATGACCGTCGCGGCGGTCGCGGACGAGATCGCGTCGGCGGCCGAGCTCGTCAAGGGCAAGGCCACCGGCCGGCCGGTGGCCGTGGTGCGCGGGGTCGGGCACCTCGTGACGGAGGAGGACGGCCTCGGGGCCCGCGTGCTGGTGCGGACCGGGCCGGACGACATGTTCCGCCTGGGCTCCGCCGAGGCGTACGCCGAGGGGTGGAAGGACGCGCTCGCCGCGGGCGGGGCGCCCGGGCCGGCCGGTCCGGGCGGGCGCGCCGCGCCGTGA